A window from Carassius gibelio isolate Cgi1373 ecotype wild population from Czech Republic chromosome B3, carGib1.2-hapl.c, whole genome shotgun sequence encodes these proteins:
- the ddx5 gene encoding probable ATP-dependent RNA helicase DDX5 isoform X2 — translation MPGYSDRDRGRDRGYSSGPPRFGGSRGGPPQGKKFGNPGERLRKKHWNLDELPKFEKNFYQEHPDVARRTAQEVEHYRRSKEITVKARDGPKPIMKFHEANFPNYVMDVISKQNWTDPTPIQAQGWPVALSGKDMVGIAQTGSGKTLSYLLPGIVHINHQPFLERGDGPICLVLAPTRELAQQVQQVAAEYGKASRLKSTCIYGGAPKGPQIRDLERGVEICIATPGRLIDFLEVGKTNLRRCTYLVLDEADRMLDMGFEPQIRKIVDQIRPDRQTLMWSATWPKEVRQLAEDFLKDYVQINVGALQLSANHNILQIVDVCNDGEKEDKLMRLLEEIMSEKENKTIIFVETKKRCDDLTRRMRRDGWPAMGIHGDKSQQERDWVLNEFKYGKAPILIATDVASRGLDVEDVKFVINYDYPNNSEDYIHRIGRTARSQKTGTAYTFFTPNNMKQAHDLVSVLREANQAINPKLIQMAEDRGGKSNWSFKGWSRWRV, via the exons ATGCCTGGATACTCAGACAGAGACCGCGGTCGTGACAGAGG ATACAGCAGTGGCCCCCCACGCTTTGGAGGCAGCAGGGGTGGACCTCCTCAGGGCAAGAAGTTTGGGAATCCTGGTGAACGTCTGCGGAAAAAACACTGGAACCTGGATGAGCTCCCTAAGTTTGAGAAGAACTTCTACCAGGAGCATCCTGACGTCGCTCGGAGGACAGCT CAAGAGGTTGAACACTACAGGAGAAGCAAGGAGATCACAGTGAAGGCTCGAGACGGTCCCAAACCCATTATGAAGTTCCATGAAGCAAACTTTCCAA aCTACGTGATGGATGTGATCAGTAAACAGAACTGGACTGATCCGACTCCCATCCAAGCTCAGGGCTGGCCAGTTGCACTGAGTGGCAAAGATATGGTTGGCATTGCCCAGACCGGCTCTGGAAAAACCCTCTCG taTCTGCTTCCTGGTATTGTTCACATAAACCACCAACCATTCCTGGAGCGTGGAGATGGACCCATT TGCTTGGTGTTGGCTCCCACCCGTGAGTTGGCGCAGCAGGTCCAGCAGGTGGCGGCAGAGTACGGCAAAGCTTCTCGTCTCAAGTCCACCTGCATCTACGGAGGCGCTCCCAAAGGACCACAGATCCGGGACCTGGAAAGGG GTGTTGAGATTTGTATAGCCACACCCGGAAGACTTATCGATTTCCTTGAAGTTGGAAAGACAAATCTGCGCAGATGCACGTATCTTGTGCTTGATGAAGCTGACCGGATGCTTGACATGGGATTTGAACCTCAGATTCGAAAAATCGTGGACCAAATTAGA CCAGACCGACAGACTCTCATGTGGAGCGCTACATGGCCCAAAGAGGTGAGGCAGCTGGCTGAGGACTTCCTGAAGGACTATGTACAGATCAACGTTGGTGCTCTGCAGCTCAGTGCCAACCACAACATCCTACAGATTGTCGACGTTTGCAACGATGGCGAAAAGGAAGACAA ACTGATGCGTCTGCTGGAGGAAATCATGAGCGAGAAGGAGAACAAGACCATTATTTTTGTGGAGACCAAGAAAAGGTGTGACGATCTCACCAGGAGGATGCGTAGGGATGG GTGGCCAGCAATGGGCATCCATGGAGACAAGAGCCAGCAGGAAAGAGACTGGGTGCTCAATG AGTTCAAATATGGCAAAGCGCCCATCCTCATTGCCACAGATGTTGCCTCCAGAGGACTAG ATGTGGAAGACGTCAAATTTGTCATTAACTATGACTACCCCAACAATTCCGAGGACTACATTCACCGCATTGGCCGTACGGCTCGCAGTCAGAAAACCGGCACGGCCTATACCTTCTTTACGCCCAACAACATGAAACAGGCTCACGACCTCGTCTCAGTCCTCCGCGAGGCCAACCAAGCCATAAACCCCAAGCTCATCCAAATGGCTGAAGACAGAGGAGGTAAATCCAATTG GTCGTTCAAGGGGTGGTCGAGGTGGAGGGTATAG
- the ddx5 gene encoding probable ATP-dependent RNA helicase DDX5 isoform X1: MPGYSDRDRGRDRGYSSGPPRFGGSRGGPPQGKKFGNPGERLRKKHWNLDELPKFEKNFYQEHPDVARRTAQEVEHYRRSKEITVKARDGPKPIMKFHEANFPNYVMDVISKQNWTDPTPIQAQGWPVALSGKDMVGIAQTGSGKTLSYLLPGIVHINHQPFLERGDGPICLVLAPTRELAQQVQQVAAEYGKASRLKSTCIYGGAPKGPQIRDLERGVEICIATPGRLIDFLEVGKTNLRRCTYLVLDEADRMLDMGFEPQIRKIVDQIRPDRQTLMWSATWPKEVRQLAEDFLKDYVQINVGALQLSANHNILQIVDVCNDGEKEDKLMRLLEEIMSEKENKTIIFVETKKRCDDLTRRMRRDGWPAMGIHGDKSQQERDWVLNEFKYGKAPILIATDVASRGLDVEDVKFVINYDYPNNSEDYIHRIGRTARSQKTGTAYTFFTPNNMKQAHDLVSVLREANQAINPKLIQMAEDRGGRSRGGRGGGYRDDRRDRHSGGRRDFNSYGQDNRNSDSYGQKKVFGNKTQNGSSGYNSSGSSSFSSGGYSNNGQGNFGNQSGGYGNQGYQNQQFTPNQGALQNGMNHPPPFPFNPQQMPQSMQFPMAPPAFPQ; the protein is encoded by the exons ATGCCTGGATACTCAGACAGAGACCGCGGTCGTGACAGAGG ATACAGCAGTGGCCCCCCACGCTTTGGAGGCAGCAGGGGTGGACCTCCTCAGGGCAAGAAGTTTGGGAATCCTGGTGAACGTCTGCGGAAAAAACACTGGAACCTGGATGAGCTCCCTAAGTTTGAGAAGAACTTCTACCAGGAGCATCCTGACGTCGCTCGGAGGACAGCT CAAGAGGTTGAACACTACAGGAGAAGCAAGGAGATCACAGTGAAGGCTCGAGACGGTCCCAAACCCATTATGAAGTTCCATGAAGCAAACTTTCCAA aCTACGTGATGGATGTGATCAGTAAACAGAACTGGACTGATCCGACTCCCATCCAAGCTCAGGGCTGGCCAGTTGCACTGAGTGGCAAAGATATGGTTGGCATTGCCCAGACCGGCTCTGGAAAAACCCTCTCG taTCTGCTTCCTGGTATTGTTCACATAAACCACCAACCATTCCTGGAGCGTGGAGATGGACCCATT TGCTTGGTGTTGGCTCCCACCCGTGAGTTGGCGCAGCAGGTCCAGCAGGTGGCGGCAGAGTACGGCAAAGCTTCTCGTCTCAAGTCCACCTGCATCTACGGAGGCGCTCCCAAAGGACCACAGATCCGGGACCTGGAAAGGG GTGTTGAGATTTGTATAGCCACACCCGGAAGACTTATCGATTTCCTTGAAGTTGGAAAGACAAATCTGCGCAGATGCACGTATCTTGTGCTTGATGAAGCTGACCGGATGCTTGACATGGGATTTGAACCTCAGATTCGAAAAATCGTGGACCAAATTAGA CCAGACCGACAGACTCTCATGTGGAGCGCTACATGGCCCAAAGAGGTGAGGCAGCTGGCTGAGGACTTCCTGAAGGACTATGTACAGATCAACGTTGGTGCTCTGCAGCTCAGTGCCAACCACAACATCCTACAGATTGTCGACGTTTGCAACGATGGCGAAAAGGAAGACAA ACTGATGCGTCTGCTGGAGGAAATCATGAGCGAGAAGGAGAACAAGACCATTATTTTTGTGGAGACCAAGAAAAGGTGTGACGATCTCACCAGGAGGATGCGTAGGGATGG GTGGCCAGCAATGGGCATCCATGGAGACAAGAGCCAGCAGGAAAGAGACTGGGTGCTCAATG AGTTCAAATATGGCAAAGCGCCCATCCTCATTGCCACAGATGTTGCCTCCAGAGGACTAG ATGTGGAAGACGTCAAATTTGTCATTAACTATGACTACCCCAACAATTCCGAGGACTACATTCACCGCATTGGCCGTACGGCTCGCAGTCAGAAAACCGGCACGGCCTATACCTTCTTTACGCCCAACAACATGAAACAGGCTCACGACCTCGTCTCAGTCCTCCGCGAGGCCAACCAAGCCATAAACCCCAAGCTCATCCAAATGGCTGAAGACAGAGGAG GTCGTTCAAGGGGTGGTCGAGGTGGAGGGTATAGGGATGACCGTCGGGATCGCCACTCTGGCGGCAGGCGGGACTTCAACAGCTACGGCCAGGATAACCGCAACAGTGACTCTTATGGGCAGAAGAAGGTGTTTGGAAACAAAACTCAAAATGGATCTAGTGGTTACAATAGCAGCGGCAGTAGCAGCTTTAGCAGCGGGGGTTACAGCAATAACGGACAGGGTAACTTCGGCAATCAGTCTGGTGGGTACGGAAACCAAGGCTATCAGAACCAGCAGTTCACTCCCAACCAAGGGGCCCTCCAGAACGGCATGAACCATCCTCCCCCGTTCCCCTTCAACCCACAACAGATGCCACAGTCCATGCAATTCCCCATGGCCCCACCTGCGTTCCCTCAGTAA